A window of the candidate division WOR-3 bacterium genome harbors these coding sequences:
- a CDS encoding coenzyme F420-0:L-glutamate ligase gives MQEKNKIIEFNGKKYTIIPVKTHIITEQDNIETVIDNYTSAIRQSGDIITISESVVAISQGRAIPTNKIKPRLLAKLLWRFVRKVPYGIGLRNPYSMECAIRETGTLRILLAAFISAITKLLGRRGDFYRIAGKQAAMIDAPHTAGIKQFYECVIMGPKDPEKVAQKIADKIKLPVAIVDVNDVSGCWVVGSSKDANKKLIEIALDDNPAGQGDACTPIIIIRPA, from the coding sequence GTGCAAGAGAAAAATAAGATTATTGAATTTAATGGTAAAAAATACACCATAATACCTGTAAAGACTCATATTATAACGGAACAGGATAATATTGAGACGGTCATCGACAACTACACATCAGCAATTCGTCAATCAGGCGACATTATCACAATTAGTGAAAGTGTCGTTGCTATTAGTCAAGGAAGAGCAATTCCAACTAACAAAATCAAACCCCGATTGCTGGCAAAACTTCTCTGGCGATTTGTCCGAAAAGTTCCTTATGGCATAGGTTTGCGTAATCCTTATAGTATGGAATGTGCGATAAGAGAAACCGGCACTCTGAGAATCCTTCTTGCGGCATTTATTAGTGCGATAACAAAACTTTTAGGGCGTAGAGGTGATTTTTATCGGATTGCCGGCAAACAGGCGGCAATGATTGATGCGCCACACACTGCTGGGATAAAACAATTTTATGAATGTGTCATTATGGGCCCAAAAGACCCAGAAAAAGTTGCTCAAAAAATTGCTGACAAAATTAAATTACCGGTTGCAATTGTTGATGTTAACGATGTTTCTGGCTGTTGGGTAGTTGGCTCTTCAAAAGATGCTAATAAGAAATTGATTGAAATCGCCTTAGATGATAATCCGGCCGGTCAAGGTGATGCTTGCACACCAATTATAATAATTAGACCTGCCTGA
- the hutI gene encoding imidazolonepropionase, translated as MKTSLIKNARQILTLSGQELGIINNGSIVIKDGKIAEIIQSSKLNQIFGKNQKPKVIDAKRCVVMPGFVDCHTHLVFAGSRENEFVMRLEGKSYKEILSAGGGILQTVKHTQMASEKELISLAQKRIDELIKWGTTTVEIKSGYGLNTEHELKILRVIKKLQKKNQNRITIVPTFLGAHAVPLGIEKSDYIKTVINEMIPKVAKQKLSDFCDVFCENFVFNAKESLRILSVAKKFGLTPKIHADEIESSGGSEVAGKIGAISAEHLLYPSKNGLKKMKEQDVTAVLLPGTSLFLKSKVIPPIEEMRRLGLSIALGSDYNPGTCMIYQMPIIIALGCLLYGLTLTEAIRGATINSAKALGLDKSIGSIEVGKEADIIILDVPDYKHIPYQFGKNLIKIVMKRGVVIYKS; from the coding sequence ATGAAGACCTCACTTATCAAAAATGCTCGTCAGATTTTAACTTTATCGGGACAGGAATTAGGAATAATTAATAATGGGTCAATTGTAATTAAAGATGGTAAAATAGCAGAAATAATACAAAGTTCAAAACTGAATCAAATTTTTGGAAAAAATCAAAAGCCAAAAGTAATTGATGCTAAAAGATGTGTTGTTATGCCAGGTTTTGTTGATTGTCATACGCACCTGGTCTTTGCCGGTTCAAGAGAAAATGAATTTGTGATGCGGCTGGAAGGGAAATCGTATAAGGAAATTCTTAGTGCTGGAGGTGGAATACTGCAAACCGTTAAACACACACAAATGGCATCGGAAAAGGAATTGATAAGTTTAGCACAAAAAAGAATCGATGAACTCATTAAATGGGGAACAACCACAGTCGAAATCAAATCTGGTTATGGTTTGAATACAGAACATGAGTTAAAGATTTTAAGGGTGATAAAGAAATTACAAAAGAAAAATCAAAACCGGATTACAATTGTGCCAACATTTTTGGGAGCACATGCCGTTCCTTTAGGCATAGAAAAGTCAGATTATATCAAAACTGTCATTAACGAGATGATACCAAAGGTAGCGAAACAGAAACTAAGTGATTTTTGTGATGTTTTCTGTGAGAATTTTGTTTTTAACGCCAAAGAGAGTTTAAGAATCCTTAGTGTTGCGAAAAAATTCGGATTAACTCCTAAAATTCATGCCGATGAGATTGAAAGTAGCGGAGGTTCTGAAGTTGCTGGAAAAATTGGTGCTATCTCAGCAGAACATCTCCTTTATCCTTCAAAAAATGGTTTGAAAAAAATGAAAGAGCAAGATGTTACGGCAGTGCTTTTACCAGGGACATCACTATTCTTAAAATCAAAAGTAATTCCGCCCATTGAAGAAATGAGAAGGCTCGGGTTATCGATTGCTTTGGGTTCAGATTATAATCCTGGCACTTGTATGATTTATCAGATGCCGATTATTATTGCTTTGGGATGTTTGTTGTACGGTTTAACTTTAACTGAAGCCATTAGAGGCGCAACAATTAATAGTGCTAAAGCATTGGGATTAGATAAAAGTATTGGTTCAATTGAAGTTGGAAAAGAGGCGGATATAATCATATTGGATGTACCAGATTATAAACATATTCCATATCAATTTGGCAAGAATCTCATAAAAATTGTAATGAAAAGGGGAGTTGTGATTTACAAAAGTTAA
- a CDS encoding PorV/PorQ family protein codes for MMTVRFKDSKIRKLMFYFVICALLICSSTTYGVFTKLGMAGMPFLKLGIGRASGMGDAFVAIADDASATYWNPAGLALLKNREILINHIDWILETRHEYLAGVFPTKLGILGVSITSVNLGDFEETTIDKYQGTGRIFSASDLAAGISFARMFTDRFAFGTSVKFIQERVWELSASTVAFDFGTYYNTGWRNLRLAMAIANFGPDTRFSGRQLDFTVKTREDWTWPWTWQPIPASYMTEKFPMPIIFRFGIANDFTLTGKDKLTFACDLNHFNDVNEKINFGVEYSIMNISIRGGYILNTDSQYAEDILWRTGISFGAGIVVKPVNYLSFRVDYGYRDVGRLGISHRIGLSVNY; via the coding sequence ATGATGACTGTAAGATTCAAAGATTCAAAGATTAGAAAATTGATGTTTTATTTTGTAATTTGTGCACTTCTTATCTGCTCATCGACTACTTACGGTGTATTTACTAAACTGGGAATGGCGGGAATGCCATTCTTAAAACTCGGCATCGGCAGAGCATCCGGAATGGGCGATGCTTTTGTTGCGATTGCGGATGACGCTTCAGCAACTTATTGGAATCCGGCAGGTTTAGCCTTGCTAAAAAATCGTGAAATCCTAATAAATCATATCGATTGGATTTTGGAAACCCGTCACGAATACTTAGCTGGTGTTTTCCCCACGAAACTCGGTATTCTCGGAGTTTCTATAACTAGTGTTAATCTTGGAGATTTTGAAGAGACAACAATTGATAAATATCAGGGAACAGGTAGAATATTTAGTGCGAGTGATTTAGCCGCCGGTATTTCTTTTGCTCGAATGTTTACTGACCGATTTGCTTTTGGAACTTCAGTAAAATTTATTCAAGAACGCGTTTGGGAACTTTCCGCATCAACTGTTGCATTTGATTTCGGAACTTATTATAATACCGGTTGGCGGAATTTGCGCTTAGCAATGGCAATTGCTAATTTTGGACCAGATACTCGTTTTTCCGGTAGACAATTAGATTTTACAGTTAAGACTCGAGAAGATTGGACATGGCCATGGACCTGGCAACCAATTCCAGCATCTTATATGACAGAAAAGTTTCCTATGCCCATCATATTTAGATTTGGCATCGCTAATGATTTTACTCTTACCGGTAAAGATAAACTTACTTTCGCTTGTGACCTTAACCATTTTAATGATGTTAATGAGAAAATAAATTTCGGTGTTGAATATTCAATTATGAATATTTCTATACGCGGGGGCTATATTCTAAATACTGATAGTCAATATGCCGAAGACATTCTATGGCGAACCGGCATTTCTTTTGGGGCGGGAATTGTTGTCAAGCCGGTTAACTATTTATCTTTTCGGGTTGATTACGGGTATCGCGATGTCGGCCGGTTAGGAATTTCCCATCGTATCGGGCTGAGCGTGAATTATTAA
- a CDS encoding TonB-dependent receptor, which yields MKTKRFKDLTFDFAKIKNQKLKTKNTICFPLFVIRYLAVCILLVAVSGLFAAETGRIRGRVVDIETKTPLAGVNIIVEGTTLGAATDEKGEYLITNVPAGTQTLTASYVGYEPQRMKDVLVIIDQTVTVNFELKSTVIPVGAVEISATRPLLVRTQASTQRVITTDQFDKLPVATLGAIVNLSPGVVTSPSFGTHLRGGRPDEIVYFVDGISTSDPLYGYSAARVNPQATAEVLVISGGFDAEYGEAMSGIVQVITKEGADKMRTRIKHTTDAFMPHSVNFGYNRSEFSIGGPSPIPKLRYFASGEVFVAEDYEPRKHKLPHHNRQDYKVTGKLTYSIPLMSGLKLTADGFLSRDQWELYPYEREGSSGEDHLKFKYHLDHFMSRQERVRKAGISANHMLSPSTFYTVRYGYFWDERVQAVRDLEKEAEMGLKFGWRFWQDYQFKALDSVRARPTLIESLWMPWSKYEKQRDEVMNNPFGVYRGFYGEGDYRFFLLHGSTVHTLKGDLTHNIGKIHEIKTGIEFRQNYLFRRYNSLPWDPNPFVDSYDYNPLNLAIYLQDRMDFEDLVVRIGTRMDYLDPKAYKRANPSNIEDTTLVRAMTKLKISPRVGISFPIGERAKFRFSYGHFFQTPAYRYLYDNITSAAYSRGNMIIGNPDLSAQKTVAYEIGTEVLFAKNLACDFTAYYKDIYDLIGVRYNPAGRLGFFPIVNEEYGNVRGFEIGLIKQLSNYWDARIGYGLSLAKGTASYGYEYYYERYAYGVDPVTGQEMEPPKRDYPLDFDERHTAKIDLGVDFPYDFVFIPLRNLKATALLSYGSGLPYTPRELSDRLNSGRRTAEKNSARMPARFTTDCKISKGFTISKIKLNIVCDIYNLFNNKNVEWVYGYTGKPDDDGFANTFSPSQWANEADITINSRLYHPARDINSDGIISDTEEYIAYKTARKDRNNNPMNFGPPRQIRIGIDIEF from the coding sequence ATGAAAACTAAAAGATTCAAAGATTTGACTTTCGATTTTGCCAAAATTAAAAATCAAAAATTAAAAACCAAAAATACCATTTGCTTTCCACTATTCGTTATTCGCTATTTAGCAGTGTGTATTTTGCTGGTTGCAGTAAGTGGTTTATTTGCTGCCGAGACTGGTCGAATTCGGGGTCGAGTTGTTGATATAGAAACAAAAACACCTTTAGCTGGTGTGAATATAATAGTTGAAGGAACGACACTTGGTGCCGCAACTGATGAGAAAGGCGAATACTTAATTACCAATGTTCCGGCTGGCACTCAGACATTAACTGCTTCTTATGTCGGCTATGAACCACAACGAATGAAAGATGTTTTAGTAATTATAGACCAAACAGTAACTGTAAATTTTGAATTAAAGAGCACAGTTATACCGGTTGGTGCAGTTGAAATCTCAGCGACTAGGCCATTATTGGTGAGAACACAGGCTTCAACTCAAAGAGTAATTACGACTGACCAGTTTGATAAATTACCGGTAGCGACACTGGGCGCAATCGTAAATTTATCACCTGGTGTGGTTACTAGTCCATCATTCGGAACTCATTTACGTGGCGGTAGACCGGATGAGATTGTCTATTTTGTTGATGGCATCTCAACCTCAGATCCACTTTATGGCTATTCGGCTGCGCGCGTCAATCCCCAGGCGACTGCTGAAGTTTTGGTAATTTCTGGTGGATTCGACGCGGAATACGGTGAAGCGATGTCAGGCATTGTGCAGGTCATCACTAAGGAAGGTGCTGATAAGATGCGAACACGTATAAAACATACTACGGATGCTTTTATGCCACATTCAGTAAATTTTGGTTATAATCGCAGCGAATTCTCAATCGGTGGACCAAGTCCAATTCCGAAACTGAGATATTTTGCCTCAGGCGAAGTATTCGTTGCTGAAGATTATGAACCACGAAAACATAAATTACCTCATCATAACCGGCAAGACTATAAAGTGACCGGAAAACTTACTTATTCAATACCATTAATGTCTGGATTAAAACTTACTGCGGATGGCTTTTTGTCTCGTGACCAATGGGAACTTTATCCGTATGAAAGAGAAGGGTCAAGTGGTGAAGACCATTTGAAATTTAAGTATCATCTTGACCACTTTATGTCTCGGCAAGAACGAGTGCGGAAAGCCGGTATAAGTGCTAATCACATGCTTTCGCCTTCAACTTTTTATACAGTGCGATATGGATATTTCTGGGATGAACGAGTTCAAGCAGTACGTGATTTAGAAAAAGAAGCAGAAATGGGATTAAAATTCGGCTGGCGATTTTGGCAAGATTATCAATTTAAGGCCTTAGATTCAGTTCGAGCAAGACCAACACTAATTGAATCGTTGTGGATGCCCTGGAGTAAATACGAGAAACAACGCGATGAAGTTATGAATAATCCATTTGGCGTATATCGTGGTTTTTACGGTGAAGGCGACTATCGGTTTTTTCTATTACATGGTTCCACTGTCCATACGCTTAAAGGCGATCTGACTCATAATATCGGAAAAATCCACGAAATTAAAACGGGTATTGAATTCCGGCAGAATTATTTATTCCGAAGGTATAATTCCTTACCATGGGACCCCAATCCATTTGTTGATTCCTATGACTATAATCCATTAAATCTTGCAATTTATTTACAGGACAGAATGGATTTTGAAGATTTAGTAGTTCGAATCGGAACACGAATGGACTACTTAGACCCGAAAGCATATAAACGAGCAAATCCATCCAATATTGAAGATACGACTTTAGTTCGTGCAATGACCAAATTAAAAATTTCGCCACGGGTAGGCATTTCTTTCCCTATTGGCGAAAGAGCAAAATTCAGATTTTCTTATGGTCATTTCTTTCAAACTCCAGCGTATCGTTATCTTTATGATAACATTACCTCAGCAGCGTATTCGCGAGGCAATATGATTATTGGTAATCCCGATTTATCAGCGCAAAAGACTGTTGCTTATGAAATTGGTACAGAAGTGTTATTCGCCAAAAATTTGGCATGTGATTTCACGGCTTATTATAAAGATATCTATGATTTGATTGGTGTCCGATATAATCCCGCAGGAAGACTTGGATTTTTCCCAATTGTTAATGAAGAATATGGCAATGTGCGAGGTTTTGAAATTGGTTTGATTAAGCAATTATCAAATTACTGGGATGCTCGAATTGGTTATGGACTATCTTTAGCAAAAGGAACTGCTTCCTATGGCTACGAATATTATTACGAACGATACGCCTATGGTGTTGACCCAGTGACTGGTCAAGAAATGGAACCGCCGAAAAGAGACTATCCTTTAGATTTTGATGAGCGACATACTGCAAAGATTGATTTGGGTGTAGACTTTCCTTATGATTTTGTCTTTATTCCATTACGAAATTTAAAGGCGACCGCGTTATTGAGTTATGGTTCAGGTTTACCATATACGCCCCGGGAATTAAGTGATAGATTAAATTCTGGGCGACGCACGGCAGAAAAAAATTCCGCTAGAATGCCAGCACGGTTTACAACCGATTGCAAAATTTCCAAAGGATTCACAATCTCGAAAATTAAACTGAATATAGTATGCGATATTTACAATCTATTCAATAACAAAAATGTTGAATGGGTTTATGGATATACTGGTAAACCTGATGACGATGGGTTTGCCAATACATTTTCACCGTCACAATGGGCTAATGAAGCGGATATAACAATAAATTCTCGGCTTTATCATCCAGCACGAGATATAAATTCTGATGGTATCATCAGTGATACTGAAGAATACATTGCTTATAAAACTGCACGCAAAGACCGAAATAATAATCCAATGAACTTTGGTCCGCCGAGACAAATTCGCATCGGCATTGACATTGAATTTTAG
- a CDS encoding T9SS type A sorting domain-containing protein has product MKKLVLLLLVIFTLSVAIDLSKTDIKKFRVQEGVIPNNSADVSNQRLPALKVLPELTTPPASENLLVGRREVVGYTTYDWQFNGPVYTWCRTDPIANGIHIGWMASEQASGYTDRNEKYSFYSFASRTWEVLAMNIYSARSGFGGFDYNPITGCWHCVAHQSIGGRLTPVAGRDQSPGGGIFETSTGPTGYLWPPCGVTNNQAIHVACIKEDPVGDYDDTLCYTRVQPWNTWSTPIIIVDPMPQPYGPAHNIFASKTSNKVIITWEQWEHPGGLAAPVDSAYYRISNNGGLTWEPPVLMPFPPAFAGYPENPKPSYHITSLFPMFDSQDNLHIMAAVNAVFYDTLPLVLPAEIWHYCPTNNPAWSLVRRADTDTLTAGGGSNYIWACRPSLVQEPGTNNFYACWEEFDSLPNVDPTSGYNRADVYVAKSFNGGRTWGAPLRLNNRDETSKRYPCIGGVVNDTVIVAYMIDSIAGSVVQNQGRASRNPIVCHRVHKSQIPDPAPGIEDASAIKSYNFNLSPAIPNPSNSATKITYSLPTTAKTDLVIYDVLGRVIKTLVSETKPAGEYSVLWDGRNDMGKKVEAGIYFYTLKTPKKSVTKKLIRTN; this is encoded by the coding sequence ATGAAGAAATTAGTATTGTTGTTATTAGTAATATTTACATTAAGCGTAGCTATTGATCTCTCAAAAACCGATATCAAAAAATTCCGTGTGCAAGAAGGTGTTATTCCGAATAATAGTGCTGATGTATCTAATCAAAGATTACCTGCACTAAAAGTACTGCCTGAACTTACGACTCCTCCAGCAAGCGAGAACTTATTGGTAGGTAGACGCGAAGTTGTAGGTTATACTACTTACGATTGGCAGTTTAATGGACCGGTTTATACCTGGTGTCGAACTGACCCAATTGCTAATGGTATTCATATTGGCTGGATGGCAAGTGAACAAGCATCTGGTTATACTGACCGAAATGAAAAGTATAGTTTCTATAGTTTTGCATCAAGAACCTGGGAAGTGTTGGCTATGAATATATATTCTGCGAGAAGTGGTTTCGGCGGATTTGACTACAATCCAATTACTGGATGTTGGCATTGTGTAGCCCACCAATCAATTGGTGGTCGTCTCACACCAGTTGCAGGTAGAGATCAATCACCTGGCGGTGGTATTTTTGAAACCAGCACTGGACCAACTGGTTATTTATGGCCTCCTTGTGGAGTTACAAATAATCAGGCAATTCATGTTGCCTGTATAAAAGAAGACCCGGTTGGTGATTATGATGATACTTTGTGTTATACAAGAGTTCAGCCCTGGAACACCTGGTCCACACCAATTATTATTGTTGACCCAATGCCCCAACCTTATGGTCCTGCACATAACATTTTTGCTTCTAAAACTTCAAATAAAGTAATTATAACCTGGGAACAATGGGAACATCCAGGCGGCTTAGCAGCACCTGTTGATTCAGCATATTATAGGATATCAAATAATGGAGGGCTTACTTGGGAACCGCCGGTTTTAATGCCATTTCCGCCAGCATTTGCAGGTTATCCAGAAAATCCCAAGCCATCATACCACATTACTTCATTATTTCCGATGTTTGACAGCCAAGACAATTTACACATAATGGCAGCGGTTAATGCGGTATTTTATGACACATTGCCGCTTGTGCTACCGGCTGAAATTTGGCATTACTGCCCAACTAATAATCCTGCCTGGAGTCTTGTTCGCCGTGCAGACACTGACACACTAACTGCAGGTGGCGGTTCTAATTATATTTGGGCATGTCGTCCTTCGTTAGTCCAAGAACCTGGAACTAATAATTTCTATGCTTGTTGGGAAGAATTTGATTCTTTACCAAATGTTGACCCAACTTCTGGTTATAATCGAGCAGATGTTTATGTTGCAAAATCATTCAATGGTGGTCGAACTTGGGGTGCACCACTTCGATTAAATAATCGTGATGAAACTTCAAAAAGGTATCCTTGTATAGGTGGTGTAGTCAACGATACGGTCATTGTTGCCTATATGATTGATTCAATAGCTGGTTCGGTCGTACAAAATCAAGGCCGAGCATCTCGTAATCCGATTGTCTGTCATCGTGTCCATAAGAGCCAAATTCCCGACCCAGCACCTGGTATTGAAGATGCCTCAGCAATAAAATCCTATAATTTTAATCTGAGTCCAGCAATTCCTAACCCTTCTAATTCGGCGACAAAAATCACTTATTCTCTGCCAACAACAGCCAAGACTGACTTGGTTATTTATGATGTTTTAGGCAGAGTAATAAAGACTTTAGTTTCCGAAACAAAACCAGCCGGCGAATATTCTGTTTTATGGGATGGTAGAAACGATATGGGTAAAAAGGTAGAAGCCGGTATCTATTTCTACACACTTAAGACTCCGAAAAAATCTGTAACGAAAAAACTAATTCGAACTAATTAA
- a CDS encoding TonB family protein, producing the protein MKRVFDWDQYYAIYLRYSFILALIITNILFLALPREFLSGGVYRLRKETATIAEELPPELEKIAEPPKIERPKLAVAAETPEEVEATTIEKTEFTEITKKVTEADIPIVPYWVVEVKPQPQYIPKPQYPELARAAGIEGQVVVKALVDVDGKIIEVEILKSSGNSSLDAAALEAARQATFTPAKQRDQFVRVWVSIPFKFTLTGTK; encoded by the coding sequence ATGAAAAGAGTGTTTGATTGGGACCAGTATTATGCGATATATCTAAGATATAGTTTTATTTTAGCCCTAATCATTACTAATATCTTATTTTTAGCATTACCGAGAGAATTCTTAAGTGGTGGGGTATACCGATTGCGTAAAGAGACCGCGACAATTGCTGAAGAACTGCCCCCGGAGTTAGAAAAAATTGCCGAGCCGCCGAAAATTGAACGGCCGAAACTGGCAGTAGCCGCCGAGACCCCTGAGGAAGTTGAAGCAACAACAATTGAAAAAACTGAATTTACTGAAATAACCAAAAAGGTTACTGAAGCTGACATACCGATTGTGCCCTATTGGGTTGTAGAAGTAAAACCTCAACCTCAATATATTCCTAAACCTCAATATCCGGAATTGGCAAGAGCCGCAGGTATTGAAGGACAAGTTGTGGTTAAAGCATTGGTCGATGTTGATGGTAAGATAATCGAAGTCGAAATCTTAAAATCTTCGGGCAACTCTTCATTAGATGCAGCGGCACTAGAAGCGGCGCGGCAGGCTACATTTACTCCAGCTAAGCAACGAGACCAATTCGTCCGAGTCTGGGTTTCGATACCATTCAAATTTACTCTAACAGGTACAAAATAA
- a CDS encoding biopolymer transporter ExbD has product MKRLKGFKRVENEIPTASTADVAFLLIIFFMLTTVFRTEFGLKITLPSAEATERIMKRRNVAHVWLDKAERISINDNLMDINSIVSVVRDKVADNPDLIMVVRADKEIQYGKVNDVLEALKEAGALKITFATEFEKK; this is encoded by the coding sequence ATGAAACGACTCAAGGGATTTAAGAGAGTAGAGAATGAAATTCCAACCGCGTCAACAGCAGATGTCGCGTTTCTTCTAATTATCTTTTTTATGTTAACCACTGTGTTTAGAACTGAGTTTGGATTGAAGATTACTTTACCGAGTGCGGAAGCAACTGAACGGATAATGAAGCGAAGAAATGTTGCCCATGTATGGTTGGATAAAGCTGAGCGAATATCAATAAATGATAATCTTATGGATATTAATAGCATCGTTTCTGTTGTCAGAGATAAAGTTGCGGATAATCCAGATTTGATTATGGTAGTGCGGGCAGACAAAGAAATTCAATACGGTAAAGTTAATGATGTGCTTGAAGCCTTAAAAGAAGCCGGCGCATTAAAGATTACCTTTGCAACCGAATTCGAGAAAAAGTAG
- a CDS encoding biopolymer transporter ExbD, with amino-acid sequence MKVRERETYSPKIPTASLGDIAFLIIIFFMTTSIFSREKGLKIVLPEKGQEVKIKSENILTISVNPAGEVLIRDKIVTIADIKNIVKSELEANPELVIALRVSRSAPYKTMIDVFDELKLARAEKISLIPVKEEG; translated from the coding sequence ATGAAAGTTCGTGAACGAGAAACATATAGTCCGAAAATTCCAACTGCATCTTTGGGTGATATTGCATTTCTCATTATTATCTTTTTTATGACAACTTCAATTTTCAGTCGGGAGAAAGGACTAAAAATTGTTTTACCAGAAAAAGGGCAAGAGGTCAAGATTAAATCGGAAAATATCCTTACGATTTCAGTAAACCCAGCAGGTGAAGTTTTAATCCGAGATAAGATTGTCACGATTGCTGATATCAAAAATATTGTTAAATCGGAATTGGAGGCTAATCCGGAATTAGTGATTGCTTTGCGTGTTAGCCGCTCGGCTCCTTATAAGACGATGATTGATGTGTTTGATGAATTGAAATTGGCAAGAGCTGAAAAGATCAGTTTGATACCGGTAAAAGAAGAGGGATAA
- a CDS encoding MotA/TolQ/ExbB proton channel family protein encodes MVKEFIAGGSIMWFLLACIVLGLALLIERIYTIFVKMRLNSKVFVAKLIETIEKNGIKAGHELCDKTMSPVAKVLKAALEKATAGRAEMEDAVLRAGTSELAFLDRGMSLLGGIITVAPFFGFLGTVTGMIRAFAAVAAVGEVEPTVVASGISEALITTKWGLIIAAPLSIVYILIQSRISSYTRDMETSATTLIDYLAEKFVCTPK; translated from the coding sequence TGCATCGTTTTGGGTTTGGCATTGCTTATCGAAAGAATATATACTATTTTCGTTAAGATGAGACTTAACTCAAAAGTATTTGTTGCCAAACTTATTGAAACGATTGAAAAGAATGGTATTAAAGCAGGTCATGAATTATGTGACAAGACAATGTCGCCTGTTGCTAAGGTTCTTAAGGCGGCTTTAGAAAAAGCAACAGCTGGTAGAGCCGAAATGGAAGATGCGGTATTAAGAGCCGGTACTTCAGAACTTGCCTTTTTAGACCGAGGTATGAGTTTATTAGGCGGTATTATCACTGTGGCCCCATTCTTTGGTTTTTTAGGAACGGTCACCGGAATGATTCGTGCTTTTGCCGCAGTTGCCGCTGTTGGCGAAGTTGAACCGACAGTTGTGGCTAGTGGTATATCAGAAGCTTTGATTACAACTAAATGGGGCTTAATTATAGCAGCACCTTTGTCTATTGTTTATATCTTGATTCAAAGCCGAATTAGTTCTTATACACGAGATATGGAAACTTCAGCAACGACATTAATCGACTATCTGGCAGAGAAATTTGTGTGCACGCCTAAATAA